A part of Streptomyces sp. NBC_01210 genomic DNA contains:
- a CDS encoding response regulator transcription factor, with protein MIRLLLAEDQSMVREALAALLGLDPDFEVVAQVACGDEVLPAARAHDVDVALLDIEMPGMTGIEAARQLHREFPALKIVILTTFGRPGYLRTAMESGADAFLVKDAPAAQLADAVRKVLAGERVIDPTLAAAALAEGANPLTDREREVLRAASDGATNAELAALLHLSQGTVRNYLSTAIQKLAVRNRAEAVRTAREKGWL; from the coding sequence ATGATCCGACTCCTCCTGGCCGAAGACCAGTCGATGGTCCGAGAGGCCCTGGCGGCTCTGCTCGGCCTGGACCCGGACTTCGAGGTGGTCGCCCAAGTGGCGTGCGGCGACGAGGTGTTGCCTGCCGCCCGCGCCCACGACGTTGACGTCGCTCTCCTCGACATCGAGATGCCGGGCATGACAGGCATCGAGGCGGCGCGCCAACTCCACCGGGAGTTCCCCGCCCTGAAGATCGTCATCCTCACGACCTTCGGCCGCCCCGGCTATCTGCGTACGGCGATGGAGTCGGGTGCGGACGCCTTCCTGGTCAAGGACGCACCGGCGGCCCAACTGGCCGACGCGGTACGGAAGGTGCTCGCCGGCGAACGGGTCATCGATCCGACGCTGGCGGCGGCGGCCCTGGCGGAGGGCGCGAACCCGCTGACGGACCGCGAACGGGAGGTCCTGCGGGCGGCATCGGACGGCGCGACGAACGCGGAACTGGCGGCGCTGCTGCATCTGTCGCAGGGGACGGTGCGGAACTACCTCTCGACGGCAATCCAGAAGCTGGCGGTGCGGAACCGGGCGGAGGCGGTGCGGACGGCGCGGGAGAAGGGCTGGCTCTGA
- a CDS encoding transglutaminase-like domain-containing protein yields MHDKSADRPAGRPSDWRQQFAEEARSERADLALMCLLVGAEADPFVDEAVLDAAQIELDRLAGMLPFGLVGPRAWAAALAELLGGRCDFGGSPADYQRLESSLLHEVLRRRRGLPILLSVVWIEVARRAGAPVYGVALPGHFVVGFGDPHEQVLADPFAGGRVLTGPDAELLVAGATGAPLDPSMLMPADPVDVVVRILNNIRAWAAVRPERSDVALWAVELSLLLPSHPARLRYERAQLLVERGEFVTGAAEMDAYAEVVAAVDPATAEAIRRKARVARAMLN; encoded by the coding sequence ATGCACGACAAATCCGCCGACAGGCCCGCCGGCCGGCCGTCCGACTGGCGTCAGCAGTTCGCCGAGGAGGCCCGCTCGGAGCGGGCGGACCTCGCGCTGATGTGCCTGCTCGTCGGCGCGGAGGCGGACCCATTCGTGGACGAGGCCGTTCTGGACGCTGCTCAGATCGAACTGGACCGGCTCGCCGGAATGCTCCCCTTCGGCCTGGTCGGCCCCCGCGCGTGGGCTGCGGCGCTGGCGGAGCTCCTGGGCGGCCGCTGTGACTTCGGCGGCTCACCTGCCGACTACCAGCGCCTGGAGTCCTCGCTGCTGCACGAGGTACTGCGCCGCCGCAGGGGCCTGCCGATCCTCCTCTCGGTGGTCTGGATCGAGGTCGCCCGCCGGGCGGGCGCGCCGGTGTACGGGGTCGCGCTGCCGGGCCACTTCGTGGTGGGCTTCGGCGACCCGCACGAGCAGGTGCTCGCGGACCCCTTCGCGGGCGGCCGCGTGCTGACCGGCCCGGACGCGGAACTGCTGGTGGCGGGCGCGACGGGAGCGCCCCTGGACCCGTCGATGCTGATGCCCGCGGACCCGGTCGACGTGGTCGTGCGCATCCTGAACAACATCCGCGCCTGGGCCGCGGTCCGCCCGGAACGCTCGGACGTCGCACTCTGGGCGGTTGAACTGTCGCTGCTGCTCCCTTCACATCCGGCGAGGCTGCGCTACGAACGGGCCCAACTGCTCGTGGAACGGGGTGAGTTCGTGACGGGGGCGGCGGAGATGGACGCGTACGCGGAGGTGGTGGCGGCGGTCGATCCGGCGACGGCGGAGGCGATCAGACGGAAGGCGCGGGTGGCGCGGGCGATGCTGAACTGA
- a CDS encoding GNAT family N-acetyltransferase yields the protein MEFTGGGRLEVRITPVDVGKRVSVRCLIDPGAGVEKFTDTVGVLTSWDNGVLLITRRTGETVRIPESSLVAGKVVPAAPARRRGPAADFEELSRVMARAWQPMESERLGEWELRASAGFTRRANSVLALGDPGLPLDEALARVRAWYEERDLPAYVQAATGAAGTQEELCAELEARGWRREVSTEVRIGALAPIGDLDADVARVRLARSFDEVWLQRYHRFGVPGPHVLRVLGSGPSVWFATVAGEGTVPAAIGRCVIDGRWAGFMAVEVDPACRRQGLATTVMTALARRALEEGASAAWLQVETDNGGARALYETMGFATHHRYHHFRSA from the coding sequence GTGGAATTCACTGGCGGCGGACGGCTCGAGGTCCGTATTACACCCGTTGACGTGGGTAAACGAGTGTCCGTGAGGTGCCTGATCGACCCCGGGGCCGGGGTTGAGAAGTTCACCGACACGGTCGGCGTTCTCACATCATGGGACAACGGTGTGCTGCTGATCACACGACGAACCGGAGAGACTGTCCGTATCCCGGAATCGTCCCTGGTCGCGGGCAAGGTGGTGCCCGCCGCGCCGGCCCGCCGCCGCGGCCCCGCGGCGGACTTCGAGGAGCTCTCCCGCGTCATGGCGCGCGCCTGGCAGCCGATGGAGAGCGAGCGGCTCGGCGAGTGGGAACTGCGGGCGTCCGCCGGATTCACCCGGCGCGCGAACTCTGTACTGGCGCTCGGTGACCCCGGGCTGCCGCTCGACGAGGCGCTGGCGCGGGTGCGTGCGTGGTACGAGGAGCGGGATCTGCCCGCGTATGTACAGGCTGCGACCGGGGCGGCGGGCACTCAGGAAGAGCTCTGCGCGGAGCTGGAGGCGCGCGGCTGGCGGCGCGAGGTCTCGACGGAGGTACGGATCGGGGCCCTCGCCCCGATCGGCGACCTGGACGCGGATGTGGCGCGGGTCCGGCTGGCGCGCTCCTTCGACGAGGTGTGGCTGCAGCGCTATCACCGCTTCGGTGTGCCCGGACCACATGTACTGAGGGTGCTGGGCAGCGGACCGTCGGTGTGGTTCGCCACGGTGGCCGGTGAAGGGACGGTTCCGGCGGCGATCGGCAGGTGTGTGATCGACGGCCGCTGGGCGGGCTTCATGGCGGTGGAGGTGGACCCGGCATGCCGGCGCCAGGGCCTGGCGACCACGGTGATGACCGCGCTGGCGCGGCGTGCGCTGGAGGAGGGCGCGTCGGCGGCGTGGCTGCAGGTGGAGACGGACAATGGCGGGGCGCGCGCGCTGTACGAAACGATGGGGTTCGCGACCCATCACCGCTACCACCACTTCCGATCCGCGTAG
- the fdxA gene encoding ferredoxin: MTYVIAQPCVDVKDKACIEECPVDCIYEGSRSLYIHPDECVDCGACEPVCPVEAIFYEDDTPEEWKDYYKANVEFFDELGSPGGASKLGLIERDHPFIAALPPQNQ, translated from the coding sequence GTGACCTACGTCATCGCGCAGCCTTGTGTCGACGTCAAGGACAAGGCGTGCATCGAGGAGTGCCCCGTCGACTGCATCTACGAGGGCTCCAGGTCCTTGTACATCCACCCGGACGAATGCGTCGACTGTGGGGCTTGTGAGCCGGTCTGCCCGGTCGAGGCGATCTTCTACGAGGACGACACCCCGGAGGAGTGGAAGGACTACTACAAGGCGAACGTCGAGTTCTTCGACGAGCTCGGTTCGCCCGGCGGTGCCTCCAAGCTCGGCCTGATCGAGCGCGACCACCCCTTTATCGCAGCGCTGCCGCCGCAGAACCAGTAG
- a CDS encoding bifunctional succinyldiaminopimelate transaminase/glutamate-prephenate aminotransferase, which translates to MSAASSRVSSRLPVFPWDKLEPYKATAAAHPDGVVDLSVGTPVDPVPELIQKALVEASDSPGYPTVWGTAGLRDALTGWVERRLGAVDVAHTNVLPVVGSKELVAWLPTQLGLGPGDKVAHPRLAYPTYEVGARLARAEAVVYDDPTQLDPTGLKLLWLNSPSNPTGRVLAKDELIRIVAWAREHGVLVFSDECYLELGWEAEPVSVLHPDVCGGTYEGVVAVHSLSKRSNLAGYRAAFIAGDESVLGELLQIRKHGGMMTPAPVQAATVAALGDDTHVSEQRARYAARRAALRTALEAHGFRIEHSEASLYLWATRDEPCWETVAHLAELGILVAPGDFYGTAGERFVRVAFTATDERVEAAVKRLG; encoded by the coding sequence GTGTCCGCAGCCTCCTCGCGAGTCTCTTCGCGCCTTCCCGTCTTCCCGTGGGACAAGCTCGAGCCGTACAAGGCGACGGCCGCGGCCCACCCCGACGGCGTGGTGGACCTCTCCGTCGGCACGCCCGTCGACCCCGTCCCCGAGCTGATCCAGAAGGCGCTCGTCGAGGCCTCCGACTCGCCCGGCTATCCGACGGTGTGGGGGACGGCCGGGCTGCGTGACGCGCTCACCGGATGGGTCGAGCGGCGGCTCGGCGCCGTCGATGTCGCGCATACGAACGTTCTGCCCGTCGTCGGCTCCAAGGAGCTGGTGGCCTGGCTGCCGACCCAGCTCGGTCTCGGCCCCGGCGACAAGGTCGCCCACCCGCGGCTCGCCTACCCGACGTACGAGGTCGGCGCCCGGCTGGCGCGCGCGGAGGCCGTGGTCTACGACGACCCGACCCAGCTCGACCCCACCGGCCTGAAGCTGCTCTGGCTCAACTCGCCGTCCAACCCCACCGGCCGGGTGCTGGCCAAGGACGAGCTGATCCGTATCGTCGCGTGGGCGCGCGAGCACGGCGTGCTGGTCTTCAGCGACGAGTGCTACCTGGAGCTGGGCTGGGAGGCGGAGCCGGTCTCGGTCCTGCACCCGGACGTCTGCGGCGGTACGTACGAGGGCGTCGTCGCCGTCCACTCGCTCTCCAAGCGCTCCAACCTGGCCGGGTACCGCGCCGCCTTCATCGCGGGCGACGAGAGCGTGCTCGGTGAGCTGCTCCAGATCCGTAAGCACGGCGGGATGATGACCCCGGCTCCGGTGCAGGCCGCCACGGTCGCGGCGCTCGGCGACGACACGCATGTTTCGGAGCAGCGGGCGCGGTACGCGGCCCGGCGCGCCGCGCTGCGTACGGCCCTGGAGGCGCACGGCTTCCGGATCGAGCACAGCGAGGCCAGCCTCTATCTGTGGGCGACGCGCGACGAGCCGTGCTGGGAGACGGTGGCGCACCTGGCGGAGCTGGGGATCCTGGTCGCGCCCGGCGACTTCTACGGAACGGCGGGCGAGCGCTTCGTACGCGTGGCGTTCACCGCGACGGACGAGCGGGTCGAGGCCGCGGTCAAGCGCCTCGGCTGA
- a CDS encoding ATP-binding protein: protein MSLPLTRRIARVALLIAAGAAPVVGAVGSASAADLPQAPVGLTAFDADGVSSTVDGAALKTSDLAGNTGGDAVEQTVPAAGKAVDKAGKAAAPVAQKAAGDAAGSAGDAVGKAAGTATGRLAGSSLQTDSLGGGLPTQQLPVESLPLG, encoded by the coding sequence ATGTCCCTCCCCCTGACCCGTCGGATCGCCCGTGTCGCGCTGCTCATCGCGGCGGGTGCAGCCCCCGTGGTCGGTGCGGTCGGCTCCGCAAGCGCCGCGGACCTTCCGCAGGCCCCCGTGGGCCTGACCGCGTTCGACGCGGACGGCGTCAGCAGCACGGTCGACGGTGCCGCGCTGAAGACCTCCGACCTGGCGGGCAACACCGGTGGCGACGCGGTCGAGCAGACCGTCCCGGCCGCCGGCAAGGCTGTCGACAAGGCGGGCAAGGCGGCGGCCCCCGTCGCCCAGAAGGCCGCCGGTGACGCGGCGGGCAGCGCGGGTGACGCCGTCGGCAAGGCCGCCGGCACCGCGACCGGACGGCTCGCCGGCAGCAGCCTGCAGACCGACTCGCTCGGTGGCGGCCTGCCCACCCAGCAGCTGCCGGTGGAGTCCCTGCCGCTCGGCTGA
- the dapE gene encoding succinyl-diaminopimelate desuccinylase: MPETVLDLTLDAPALTARLVDFRSVSGEEKPLADAIEQALRGLPHLTVDRYGNNVVARTNLGRAERVVLAGHIDTVPIADNVPSRLDENGVLWGCGTSDMKSGVAVQLRIAATVPEPNRDLTFVFYDNEEVAAHLNGLGHVADAHADWLEGDFAVLLEPSDAQVEGGCQGTLRVFLRTTGERAHSARSWMGSNAIHAAAPILAKLAAYEPRRPVIDGLEYREGLNAVRIEGGVASNVIPDECTVVVNYRYAPDRSMAEAEDHVREVFADCGVAEFIVDDHTGGALPGLSHPAAAAFMAAVGGTAQPKFGWTDVSRFSALGVPAVNYGPGDALFAHKRDEHVAVEKITHCENRLRDWLTA, from the coding sequence ATGCCCGAAACCGTGCTTGACCTCACTCTTGATGCTCCGGCGCTCACCGCCCGCCTGGTCGACTTCCGATCGGTCAGCGGCGAGGAGAAGCCTCTCGCCGACGCGATCGAGCAGGCGCTGCGCGGCCTGCCGCACCTCACCGTCGACCGGTACGGCAACAATGTCGTGGCCCGGACGAACCTCGGGCGCGCCGAGCGGGTCGTGCTGGCCGGGCACATCGACACGGTTCCGATCGCCGACAACGTGCCGTCCCGGCTCGACGAGAACGGCGTGCTCTGGGGCTGCGGAACGAGCGACATGAAGTCGGGCGTGGCAGTACAGCTGCGGATCGCCGCGACCGTCCCCGAGCCGAATCGCGACCTCACCTTCGTCTTCTACGACAATGAAGAGGTCGCCGCACACCTCAACGGTCTGGGGCATGTGGCCGATGCCCATGCCGACTGGCTGGAGGGTGACTTCGCCGTACTGCTCGAGCCGTCCGACGCCCAGGTCGAGGGCGGCTGTCAGGGCACACTGCGGGTCTTTCTCCGTACGACGGGGGAGCGGGCACACTCCGCGCGCAGCTGGATGGGGTCCAACGCCATTCATGCGGCCGCGCCGATTCTGGCGAAGCTCGCCGCGTACGAGCCGCGCCGGCCGGTGATCGACGGTCTTGAGTACCGGGAGGGGCTCAACGCGGTACGGATCGAGGGGGGCGTCGCCAGCAACGTCATCCCCGACGAGTGCACCGTGGTGGTCAACTACCGCTACGCGCCCGACCGGAGCATGGCGGAGGCCGAGGACCATGTCCGCGAGGTCTTCGCCGACTGCGGGGTCGCGGAATTCATCGTGGACGATCACACGGGCGGCGCGCTGCCCGGCCTCTCGCACCCGGCGGCCGCCGCCTTCATGGCAGCGGTCGGCGGGACGGCTCAGCCCAAGTTCGGCTGGACGGACGTCTCACGCTTCAGCGCGCTCGGCGTGCCCGCGGTCAACTACGGACCCGGGGACGCGCTCTTCGCCCACAAGCGGGACGAGCATGTCGCGGTGGAGAAGATCACCCACTGCGAGAACCGGCTCCGAGACTGGCTCACTGCCTGA
- a CDS encoding TIGR00730 family Rossman fold protein — MGDPEGTEGTEGLRALGEQRLGPVLRRREQVQPGTTDQRLLDTEGDSEWVHTDPWRVMRIQSEFVEGFGALAELPSAISVFGSARTGPGTPEYDAGVRIGRALVDAGFAVITGGGPGAMEAANRGAREAHGISVGLGIELPFEQGLNQHVDIGVNFRYFFVRKTMFVKYAQGFVVLPGGLGTLDELFEALTLVQTRKVTRFPIVLFGTEYWSGLVDWLRNTVVAQGKASERDLLLFHVTDDVEEAVAMVTKETGH, encoded by the coding sequence ATGGGCGACCCCGAGGGAACCGAGGGAACCGAGGGATTGCGGGCGCTGGGGGAGCAGCGACTGGGACCGGTGCTGCGCCGTAGGGAACAGGTGCAGCCCGGCACCACTGATCAGCGTCTGCTGGACACGGAGGGCGACTCCGAGTGGGTGCATACCGATCCCTGGCGGGTCATGCGCATCCAGTCGGAGTTCGTGGAAGGCTTCGGCGCGCTCGCCGAACTGCCCAGCGCCATCAGCGTGTTCGGCTCGGCCCGTACGGGGCCGGGTACCCCCGAGTACGACGCGGGTGTCCGGATCGGCAGGGCGCTGGTCGACGCCGGCTTCGCGGTGATCACGGGCGGCGGCCCGGGCGCGATGGAGGCGGCGAACAGGGGTGCGCGGGAGGCTCACGGCATCTCGGTGGGCCTCGGCATCGAGCTCCCCTTCGAGCAGGGGCTCAATCAGCACGTCGACATCGGCGTGAACTTCCGCTACTTCTTCGTCCGCAAGACGATGTTCGTGAAGTACGCGCAGGGCTTCGTGGTCCTGCCGGGCGGACTGGGCACGCTGGACGAGCTGTTCGAGGCGCTGACCCTCGTCCAGACCCGCAAGGTCACGCGCTTCCCGATCGTGCTGTTCGGCACGGAGTACTGGAGCGGGCTGGTGGACTGGCTGCGGAACACGGTGGTGGCGCAGGGCAAGGCGTCCGAGAGGGACCTGCTTCTCTTCCACGTGACGGACGACGTGGAGGAGGCGGTGGCGATGGTCACGAAGGAGACGGGGCACTAG
- the folP gene encoding dihydropteroate synthase has protein sequence MLRLGRREFDAHEPVIMAIVNRTPDSFYDQGATFRDEPALARVEQAVSEGAAIIDIGGVKAGPGEEVTAEEEARRTVGFVAEVRRRHPDVVISVDTWRHDVGEAVCEAGADVLNDAWGGVDPKLAEVAARYGAGLVCTHAGGAEPRTRPHRVAYDDVMADILRVTVSLAERAVELGVRRDGIMIDPGHDFGKNTRHSLEATRRLGEMTETGWPVLVSLSNKDFVGETLDKPVKERVIGTLATTAVSAWLGAQVYRVHEVAETKQVLDMVSTIAGHRAPAVARRGLA, from the coding sequence ATGCTGCGGCTGGGACGGCGCGAATTCGACGCGCACGAGCCGGTGATCATGGCGATCGTGAACCGGACGCCGGACTCCTTCTACGACCAGGGCGCCACGTTCCGGGACGAGCCCGCGCTCGCCCGCGTCGAGCAGGCGGTGTCAGAGGGTGCTGCCATCATCGACATCGGCGGGGTGAAGGCCGGTCCCGGCGAGGAGGTGACGGCCGAGGAGGAGGCGCGGCGCACGGTCGGATTCGTGGCCGAGGTGCGCAGACGGCATCCGGATGTCGTCATCAGCGTCGACACCTGGCGGCACGACGTCGGTGAGGCGGTCTGCGAGGCGGGCGCGGATGTGCTGAACGACGCGTGGGGCGGGGTGGACCCGAAGCTGGCGGAAGTCGCCGCGCGGTACGGAGCGGGTCTGGTGTGCACGCACGCGGGTGGCGCGGAGCCGCGGACACGGCCGCACCGGGTCGCGTACGACGATGTGATGGCGGACATTCTTCGAGTGACGGTCTCGCTGGCGGAGCGGGCGGTTGAGCTGGGCGTCCGCAGGGACGGGATCATGATCGACCCGGGCCATGACTTCGGGAAGAACACCAGGCACAGCCTGGAAGCGACACGCAGGCTCGGGGAGATGACAGAGACGGGCTGGCCGGTGCTGGTCTCCCTGTCGAACAAGGACTTCGTCGGCGAGACGCTCGACAAGCCGGTGAAGGAGCGCGTGATCGGCACGCTGGCGACGACGGCGGTGTCGGCGTGGCTGGGCGCGCAGGTCTACCGCGTCCATGAGGTGGCGGAAACGAAGCAGGTCCTGGACATGGTGTCGACGATCGCGGGCCACCGGGCACCGGCGGTGGCGAGGCGGGGGCTGGCGTAA
- a CDS encoding DivIVA domain-containing protein: MFLFLLIAMVVVVAAVTLAVVGGGDSAALPEVAPEQLVDPLPVSRPVGRADVEAVRLPVSPRGYRMADVDEVLSRLGAELAERDARIAELESALAGAQARAVGGPDLFTKPGEERDQ, encoded by the coding sequence GTGTTCTTGTTCTTGCTGATCGCGATGGTCGTGGTCGTCGCCGCGGTCACCCTCGCCGTGGTCGGCGGCGGCGACAGTGCGGCCCTGCCCGAGGTGGCCCCGGAGCAGCTGGTGGACCCGCTGCCGGTCAGCCGCCCGGTCGGCCGTGCGGACGTCGAGGCGGTCCGGCTGCCGGTCTCGCCCCGCGGCTACCGGATGGCGGACGTGGACGAGGTGCTGAGCCGCCTCGGTGCGGAGCTCGCCGAGCGGGACGCCCGTATCGCCGAGCTGGAGTCGGCGCTGGCCGGCGCGCAGGCCCGTGCGGTGGGCGGCCCCGACCTGTTCACCAAGCCGGGCGAGGAGCGCGACCAGTGA
- a CDS encoding DNA-3-methyladenine glycosylase I: MTGEAVPGPDGKLRCPWGLSTADYVTYHDEEWGRPVHGDDALFERLCLEAFQSGLSWITILRRREGFRAAFDDFKIASVAAYTDADEERLLADAGIIRNRAKIEATLANARVLADWPAGELDTLIWAYAPDPAKRPAPRTIADVPAVTDQSTALAKALKKRGLRFIGPTTAYALMQACGLVDDHLSGCVVRGAGSRG, translated from the coding sequence GTGACCGGCGAGGCCGTACCCGGGCCCGACGGGAAGCTGCGCTGCCCGTGGGGCCTGTCCACGGCCGACTACGTCACGTACCACGACGAGGAGTGGGGCCGTCCGGTCCACGGCGACGACGCACTGTTCGAACGCCTCTGCCTGGAGGCCTTCCAGTCCGGCCTGTCCTGGATCACCATCCTGCGCCGCCGCGAGGGTTTCCGTGCCGCCTTCGACGACTTCAAGATCGCATCCGTGGCGGCGTACACCGACGCCGACGAGGAGCGCCTCCTCGCCGACGCCGGGATCATCCGCAACCGAGCCAAGATCGAGGCGACGCTCGCCAACGCGCGCGTGCTCGCCGACTGGCCGGCCGGTGAGCTGGACACGCTGATCTGGGCGTACGCCCCGGATCCCGCGAAGCGACCGGCCCCGCGCACGATCGCCGACGTCCCCGCGGTCACCGACCAGTCCACGGCGCTGGCGAAGGCCCTCAAGAAGCGCGGCCTGCGCTTCATCGGACCCACCACGGCGTACGCGCTGATGCAGGCGTGCGGTCTCGTCGACGACCACCTGAGCGGCTGTGTCGTCCGCGGAGCCGGCTCCCGGGGCTAG
- a CDS encoding enoyl-CoA hydratase/isomerase family protein → MADSVLYEVSDGLATITINRPEAMNAMNTEAKVALRDSAQAAAADPAVRAVLLTASGRAFCVGQDLKEHISLLAEDREHGTGSTMNTVREHYNPIVRALTEMPKPVVAGVNGVAAGAGLGFALAADYRVVADNAKFTTSFAGVALTADSGVSWTLPRLIGQSRAADLLLFPRSFSAQEAYELGIANKLVPAADLAAEAVAVARALAEGPTVAYAALKESLAYGAGHTLSETLGKEDELQARAGASEDHTIAVQAFIAKEKPKYLGR, encoded by the coding sequence ATGGCCGACTCCGTGCTGTACGAGGTGAGCGACGGACTCGCGACGATCACGATCAACCGGCCCGAGGCCATGAACGCGATGAACACCGAGGCCAAGGTCGCTCTCCGGGACTCGGCCCAGGCTGCCGCCGCCGATCCCGCCGTACGCGCGGTACTGCTCACCGCGTCCGGGCGCGCCTTCTGCGTGGGCCAGGACCTCAAGGAGCACATCTCCCTGCTCGCGGAGGACCGGGAGCACGGCACCGGCAGCACCATGAACACCGTGCGGGAGCACTACAACCCCATCGTGCGGGCGCTCACCGAGATGCCCAAGCCGGTCGTGGCCGGGGTCAACGGCGTGGCGGCAGGCGCGGGCCTCGGCTTCGCCCTCGCCGCGGACTACCGCGTCGTGGCCGACAACGCCAAGTTCACGACCTCCTTCGCGGGTGTCGCGCTGACCGCCGACTCCGGGGTCTCCTGGACGCTGCCCCGGCTGATCGGCCAGAGCCGCGCCGCCGACCTGCTGCTGTTCCCTCGCTCGTTCTCCGCGCAGGAGGCGTACGAGCTGGGCATCGCGAACAAGCTGGTCCCCGCCGCCGACCTGGCCGCCGAGGCCGTCGCGGTGGCCCGTGCGCTGGCCGAGGGCCCGACGGTGGCGTACGCGGCGCTCAAGGAGTCCCTGGCGTACGGCGCGGGTCACACGCTCAGCGAGACGCTGGGCAAGGAGGACGAGCTCCAGGCGAGGGCGGGCGCGTCGGAGGACCACACGATCGCTGTCCAGGCGTTCATCGCCAAGGAGAAGCCGAAGTACCTCGGCCGCTAG
- a CDS encoding DUF3117 domain-containing protein — MAAMKPRTGDGPLEVTKEGRGIVMRVPLEGGGRLVVELTPDEADALGDALKKVVG, encoded by the coding sequence ATGGCGGCCATGAAGCCGCGGACGGGCGACGGCCCGCTCGAGGTGACCAAGGAGGGGCGGGGCATCGTCATGCGCGTTCCGCTCGAAGGCGGCGGTCGGCTTGTGGTCGAGCTGACTCCGGACGAAGCCGATGCCCTCGGCGACGCCCTGAAGAAGGTCGTCGGCTGA
- a CDS encoding O-methyltransferase: MQRIQSASRHLRGQERVITANRQTSWAFADAFVAEDDTLRWARDRARESGLPSVSPGTGAALRLLAATADAKAVAEIGTGTGVSGIYLLQGMRPDGVLTTVDPEPDRQQFAKEAFRAAGFAGNRARFIPGRALDVLPRLADGGYDLVFCDGDRMESLDYLAESLRLLRPGGLVCFEGVFADGRTVDSAAQPAEVVRLRELLRAVRESQELLPSLLPVGDGLLCAVRRG, encoded by the coding sequence GTGCAGCGGATACAGTCAGCGTCGCGCCATCTACGGGGACAGGAGAGGGTCATTACCGCCAACCGGCAGACGAGCTGGGCGTTCGCCGACGCCTTTGTCGCCGAGGACGACACACTCCGCTGGGCCCGCGACCGGGCCCGCGAGTCGGGGCTCCCCTCGGTGTCACCAGGCACCGGCGCAGCGCTGCGACTGCTTGCTGCCACGGCTGACGCGAAAGCGGTGGCCGAAATCGGTACGGGCACCGGTGTCTCCGGGATCTATCTGTTGCAAGGCATGCGGCCCGACGGCGTACTGACGACGGTGGATCCGGAGCCGGACCGGCAGCAGTTCGCCAAGGAGGCCTTCCGCGCGGCCGGCTTTGCCGGGAACCGGGCGCGTTTCATCCCCGGCCGCGCCCTCGACGTACTGCCGCGGCTCGCGGACGGCGGCTACGACCTCGTCTTCTGCGACGGCGACCGCATGGAGTCGCTGGACTATCTCGCTGAATCGTTGCGCCTGCTGCGACCAGGCGGTCTTGTCTGCTTCGAGGGCGTTTTCGCGGACGGTCGCACGGTGGACTCGGCGGCACAGCCGGCGGAAGTCGTACGACTTCGCGAGCTGCTGCGCGCGGTGCGGGAGAGCCAGGAGCTGCTGCCCTCGCTGCTTCCGGTGGGCGACGGCCTGCTCTGCGCGGTCCGCCGCGGCTGA
- the sigE gene encoding RNA polymerase sigma factor SigE, with amino-acid sequence MVGAPLNTTRADRGGAAAPADRRGVLRRFLRSPGEPRSVTYIADRSRSTDSAATATFASDAESQAWTPPTWEEIVSTHSGRVYRLAYRLTGNQHDAEDLTQEVFVRVFRSLSTYTPGTFEGWLHRITTNLFLDMVRRKQRIRFDALGDDAAERLPSREPSPQQVFNDTHFDADVQQALDTLAPEFRAAVVLCDIEGLSYEEIAATLGVKLGTVRSRIHRGRSHLRKALQHRSPQARAEQRTLAGAVGLAGEGGPA; translated from the coding sequence ATGGTAGGGGCTCCGCTGAACACCACCAGAGCCGACAGGGGAGGTGCGGCTGCACCTGCGGATCGGAGAGGAGTGCTGAGGCGCTTTCTCAGGTCACCGGGTGAGCCGAGATCCGTGACCTACATTGCTGACCGTTCCCGCTCCACCGACTCCGCAGCTACCGCGACCTTCGCATCGGATGCGGAATCGCAGGCGTGGACGCCTCCCACCTGGGAGGAGATCGTCAGCACGCACAGCGGCCGGGTCTACCGCCTCGCCTACCGGCTGACGGGCAACCAGCACGACGCAGAGGACCTCACGCAGGAAGTCTTCGTCCGCGTCTTCCGCTCGCTGTCGACGTACACGCCCGGCACCTTTGAGGGCTGGCTGCACCGCATCACCACGAACCTCTTCCTGGACATGGTCCGCCGCAAGCAGCGCATCCGTTTCGACGCGCTCGGCGACGACGCGGCAGAGCGGCTGCCCAGCCGCGAGCCGTCTCCGCAGCAGGTCTTCAACGACACCCACTTCGACGCGGATGTGCAGCAGGCGCTGGACACCCTCGCGCCGGAGTTCCGTGCCGCCGTGGTGCTCTGTGACATCGAGGGTCTCTCGTACGAGGAGATCGCCGCGACGCTGGGCGTGAAGCTCGGCACGGTCCGCAGCCGGATCCACCGCGGCCGGTCGCATCTGCGCAAGGCCCTGCAGCACCGTTCCCCTCAGGCTCGTGCCGAGCAGCGCACGCTGGCGGGTGCGGTCGGCCTGGCAGGAGAGGGCGGACCGGCGTGA